In the Neofelis nebulosa isolate mNeoNeb1 chromosome 11, mNeoNeb1.pri, whole genome shotgun sequence genome, one interval contains:
- the FBRSL1 gene encoding fibrosin-1-like protein isoform X1 has product MEAKVRQSRRSRAQRDRGRRREAARDARDQSASSGDETEPGPGKENAGLPRAPPPRAAAVRPPRRRRRESSSQEEEVIDGFAIASFSTLEALEKDMALKPHERKEKWERRLAKKPRESENCPSAEPSENGRPLEMGSPEQDLEPACDRGKKKVPLQPTKQVCSPEGGPLPASHWDQNGPAQLQRQLQPSQPQGSPPAPCQRCQPRRALPDPGQPCRPQPPLPGQRSWPQRSLLGPRQPCRPRRSLLGPGQPCRPQRLLPAPDEHCRPQRSLLALPCRPRWGLLGPRQRCRPLRSLLAPCHLCRPLRSLLAPCHLCRPLRSLLALWHRCRPLRSWVAPCLRGQPSRASSGQRGRPLQSLLLLRPRRRPAASLAGQCCCPRRVLLAPCQPRRSLLGQPSHPQGSLLGLSQPQQLVEAPEHPGPPKPSLLGPGQPCQQKRPLMGPEQPRPPKRPLLGPEQPCRRKRPLLGPKQPCQPLQSLLGPGQPCKPQPLLPIPERPSLLGRPAPPRRPLLGPLSQPRRSLLDLVRAHQPQLSLLAAGRPCRPLRSRRTRSSTPAVARQAPSVSPGA; this is encoded by the exons ATGGAGGCCAAGGTCCGCCAGAGCCGGCGCTCGCGCGCGCAGCGGGACCGCGGCCGGCGCCGGGAGGCGGCCCGCGACGCCCGTGACCAGAGCGCGTCGTCGGGCGACGAGACCGAGCCCGGGCCTGGCAAGGAGAACGCGGGCCTGCCccgcgcgcccccgccccgcgccgccgccgtgcgccccccgcgccgccgccgccgcgagtCCAGCTCGCAGGAGGAGGAGGTCATCGACGGCTTCGCCATCGCCAGCTTCAGCACGCTGGAGGCCTTGGAG AAGGACATGGCCCTGAAGCCACACGAGCGGAAGGAGAAGTGGGAGCGTCGCCTTGCCAAGAAGCCCCGTGAGTCAGAAAACTGCCCGTCTGCAGAACCAAGCGAGAATGGGCGGCCCCTGGAGATGGGCAGCCCTGagcaggacctggagcctgcctgcgaCCGGGGGAAGAAGAAGGTCCCCCTGCAGCCCACCAAGCAG GTGTGCTCCCCAGAAGGGGGGCCGCTCCCAGCCAGCCACTGGGACCAGAACGGCCCGGCCCAGCTCCAGCGGCAGCTCCAGCCCAGCCAGCCCCAGGGGTCACCCCCAGCCCCGTGTCAGCGCTGCCAGCCCCGTCGGGCTCTCCCGGACCCCGGGCAGCCCTGCCGGCCCCAGCCGCCACTCCCGGGTCAGCGCAGCTGGCCCCAGCGGTCACTTCTGGGCCCAAGACAGCCCTGCCGGCCCCGGCGGTCACTTCTGGGCCCAGGTCAGCCCTGCCGGCCCCAGCGGCTGCTTCCAGCCCCAGATGAGCACTGCCGGCCCCAGCGGTcactcctggctctgccctgccGGCCGCGCTGGGGGCTCCTAGGCCCCAGGCAACGCTGCCGGCCCCTGCGGTCCCTGCTGGCCCCGTGCCACCTCTGCCGGCCCCTGCGGTCCCTGCTGGCCCCGTGCCACCTCTGCCGGCCGCTGCGGTCCCTCCTGGCCCTCTGGCACCGCTGCCGGCCCCTGCGGTCATGGGTGGCTCCCTGTCTCCGCGGCCAGCCCAGCCGGGCGTCCTCAGGACAGCGGGGCCGGCCCCTACAGTCACTCCTCCTGCTGCGTCCACGCCGCCGGCCCGCTGCCTCACTTGCGGGCCAGTGCTGCTGCCCCCGGCGGGTGCTCTTAGCCCCGTGCCAGCCCCGGAGGTCCCTCCTGGGCCAGCCCAGCCACCCCCAGGGGTCACTGCTGGGCCTCAGTCAGCCCCAGCAGTTAGTTGAGGCCCCAGAGCACCCTGGCCCCCCGAAACCTTCGCTGCTGGGCCCCGGACAGCCGTGCCAACAAAAGCGGCCACTCATGGGCCCAGAACAGCCTCGTCCGCCCAAGCGGCCACTCCTGGGCCCAGAACAGCCCTGCCGACGAAAGCGGCCACTCCTGGGCCCAAAGCAGCCGTGCCAGCCCCTGCAGTCACTTCTGGGCCCCGGCCAGCCCTGCAAACCCCAGCCTTTACTCCCCATCCCTGAGCGCCCGTCACTCCTGGGCCGGCCTGCTCCGCCCCGCCGGCCCCTCCTGGGGCCCCTGAGCCAGCCGCGGCGCTCCCTGCTGGACCTGGTGCGGGCCCATCAGCCCCAGCTCTCACTCCTGGCAGCGGGCCGGCCCTGCAGGCCCCTGAGGTCACGACGGACTCGGTCCTCCACCCCTGCGGTGGCCCGCCAGGCCCCATCCGTGAGCCCTGGAGCCTGA